A genomic region of Brevibacillus sp. JNUCC-41 contains the following coding sequences:
- a CDS encoding hemolysin family protein: MDIINLVLIAILIALTAFFVATEFAIVKVRSTRVDQLIEEGKPNALSAKKVISNLDEYLSTCQLGITVTALGLGVLGEPTVKKILHPLLNQLNLPNSASHALSVAIAFSLITFIHVVVGELAPKTLAIQKAERVTLLVSKPLIGFNKIMYPFIWVLNGSARTLTRMLGLKAVSEHDLAHTEEELRIIVSESYKSGEINQSEFKYVNKIFEFDDRIAKEIMVPRTEIATVSKDDTIQQFFTVMAEENFTRYPVIDGDKDHVIGMVNVKELFTEMIDNNKQTASTIQRYVRPIIRVIDSIPIHDLLLKMQKERIHMAILMDEYGGTSGLVTVEDILEEIVGDIRDEFDLDEVPDVRKLKEDHYIIDAKVLVSEVNDLLGLDINDEDIDTMGGWILTENYEAKQGDILTYGPYNFRIKEMEDHHIRYIEIYKQAKVVSEVKEFPIISQTEIVS; the protein is encoded by the coding sequence TTGGACATAATAAACTTGGTTCTTATTGCCATTTTAATTGCTTTAACAGCATTTTTTGTAGCTACGGAGTTTGCGATTGTTAAAGTGAGAAGCACGAGGGTCGATCAATTAATTGAAGAAGGAAAGCCGAATGCTCTTTCAGCAAAGAAAGTGATATCCAACCTGGATGAATACCTTTCAACATGCCAGCTCGGTATTACCGTTACCGCTCTAGGGCTTGGGGTGCTCGGGGAACCGACAGTCAAAAAGATTTTGCACCCACTCTTGAATCAATTGAATCTTCCAAATTCAGCTTCACATGCACTCTCGGTTGCAATTGCCTTTTCTTTAATAACTTTCATACATGTGGTTGTTGGGGAATTGGCACCAAAAACATTGGCGATTCAAAAAGCGGAGCGAGTAACTTTATTGGTTTCCAAACCTTTAATTGGTTTTAACAAAATCATGTATCCATTCATCTGGGTACTGAATGGCTCTGCAAGGACGCTTACAAGAATGCTAGGATTAAAAGCAGTTTCCGAACATGATTTGGCTCATACAGAAGAAGAGCTTCGTATCATTGTTTCCGAAAGCTACAAAAGTGGTGAAATTAACCAATCAGAGTTTAAATATGTGAATAAAATTTTTGAATTCGATGATCGGATTGCAAAAGAAATCATGGTTCCACGTACAGAAATTGCAACGGTATCCAAAGATGATACGATCCAACAGTTTTTCACCGTCATGGCGGAGGAGAACTTTACACGATATCCTGTCATTGACGGAGATAAAGACCATGTTATCGGTATGGTCAATGTAAAAGAGCTATTCACTGAAATGATAGACAATAACAAGCAGACAGCATCCACGATCCAACGATATGTTCGTCCGATCATCCGTGTCATTGACAGTATCCCAATTCACGATTTACTTTTAAAAATGCAAAAGGAGCGCATCCACATGGCTATCCTCATGGATGAATACGGCGGTACGTCAGGTTTGGTGACCGTTGAAGATATCCTTGAAGAAATCGTTGGCGATATCCGCGATGAGTTCGACCTGGATGAAGTTCCTGATGTCCGCAAATTAAAAGAAGATCACTACATCATCGATGCCAAGGTATTAGTCAGTGAAGTGAATGATTTACTTGGATTGGATATTAATGATGAAGATATTGATACGATGGGCGGATGGATCCTTACCGAGAATTACGAGGCCAAACAAGGTGATATTCTGACTTATGGTCCCTATAACTTTAGAATAAAAGAAATGGAAGATCACCATATTCGTTATATTGAAATATACAAACAAGCAAAAGTCGTAAGCGAAGTAAAAGAATTCCCGATAATATCGCAAACTGAAATCGTTTCATGA
- a CDS encoding YitT family protein codes for MKIMERMAAIIAGSMLVGVGINFFLIPYHLLDGGMIGIGLIFHYYIGLPTGLGVILSSIPLYIYAWYFEKKLFLNSLHGLLFSSLCIDIFSDAVIGWNLPIYVSAMIGGGLIGLGIGLMLRYGTSTGGTDMLAQILSRKSGFNVGLLIFIIDGCVLLCGLSVVGTSIFLYSFLTIIAVAMLTSVTVMRTIF; via the coding sequence ATGAAAATCATGGAAAGGATGGCAGCAATCATCGCCGGCAGCATGCTTGTAGGAGTGGGAATCAATTTTTTCCTGATACCTTATCATTTATTGGATGGCGGCATGATAGGGATTGGGCTGATTTTTCATTACTATATAGGACTTCCGACAGGCCTGGGTGTGATTTTGAGCAGCATTCCATTATATATATATGCTTGGTACTTTGAAAAGAAATTATTCCTGAACAGTTTGCATGGCCTGCTTTTTTCCTCATTATGCATCGATATTTTTTCCGACGCTGTCATCGGCTGGAATCTTCCCATTTATGTAAGTGCAATGATCGGGGGAGGTTTGATTGGATTAGGAATCGGCTTGATGCTTCGATATGGGACATCAACAGGCGGAACGGATATGCTGGCACAGATCCTATCAAGGAAGAGCGGATTCAATGTAGGTTTACTGATTTTTATCATTGATGGATGCGTGCTTCTTTGCGGATTGAGTGTTGTGGGGACTTCAATCTTTTTATATTCATTTTTAACGATCATCGCGGTGGCCATGCTGACCTCAGTCACCGTGATGCGAACTATTTTTTGA
- a CDS encoding FixH family protein, translated as MKKLYMFTALLVMLAGCQESEMPEDKEVNSAVPESMDASIVIKGKLEPGKEVILETTVKQGSKLVNEADEVLFEVRKSGQDKREMLEAKNTGSGMYQVMHTFEETGKYIVVSHVTAKGLHVMPEKEVVVPEHESEGASVHPSTDVSIEFQSNPVKAGNSSNFAATVELDGKPLTNADVNFEVWKEGSEESHFTKAEEDGDGTYLNKVSFEESGTYKVQVHVEKDEVHEHQLQTIQVN; from the coding sequence ATGAAAAAACTCTATATGTTTACTGCGTTGTTAGTTATGTTGGCTGGATGTCAGGAGTCTGAAATGCCAGAGGACAAGGAAGTTAACAGTGCTGTTCCAGAATCGATGGATGCATCAATCGTCATTAAAGGCAAATTGGAGCCTGGAAAAGAAGTCATTCTTGAAACTACAGTGAAACAGGGAAGCAAATTGGTGAATGAAGCAGATGAGGTACTCTTTGAAGTAAGAAAGTCAGGGCAGGATAAACGGGAAATGCTTGAAGCAAAGAATACTGGAAGTGGCATGTATCAAGTGATGCATACTTTTGAAGAAACAGGCAAATATATTGTAGTCTCCCATGTTACGGCCAAAGGCCTTCATGTAATGCCTGAAAAAGAAGTTGTCGTTCCAGAACATGAAAGTGAAGGCGCATCGGTTCATCCTAGTACGGATGTATCCATCGAGTTTCAAAGTAACCCTGTAAAGGCAGGAAACAGTTCGAACTTTGCAGCGACCGTTGAATTGGATGGGAAGCCACTGACAAATGCAGATGTGAATTTCGAGGTGTGGAAGGAAGGCAGCGAAGAGAGTCATTTCACCAAAGCTGAAGAAGATGGAGATGGAACATATCTAAATAAGGTATCTTTCGAAGAATCGGGAACCTATAAGGTGCAGGTACATGTTGAAAAAGACGAAGTGCATGAACACCAACTGCAAACCATTCAAGTCAATTGA
- a CDS encoding DedA family protein, producing MSQLIMTILNWFAEMGYMGILLGLMVEVIPSELVLGYGGYVVGLGKMNFWGAVLAGVAGGTMAQLFLYWAGYYGGRPFLLKYGKYILIKEKHIVNAEEWFQRYGVGVIFTARFIPVVRHAISIPAGIARMSVWKFIFYTVAAVIPWTILFLTLGRVLGENWQQIREITEPYLIPAAGFSFIFIMLYIFWKKKSTPPIVTVKKMGRFPDK from the coding sequence ATATCACAGCTTATTATGACGATATTGAATTGGTTTGCTGAAATGGGGTATATGGGGATTTTATTGGGGCTTATGGTTGAAGTCATCCCTAGTGAGCTAGTTCTAGGGTACGGTGGTTATGTGGTCGGCCTGGGGAAAATGAATTTTTGGGGAGCTGTTCTTGCAGGTGTGGCAGGCGGGACGATGGCACAACTTTTTCTATATTGGGCTGGGTATTATGGAGGACGGCCCTTTCTCTTGAAGTATGGAAAATATATTTTAATAAAAGAAAAACATATTGTAAATGCTGAAGAGTGGTTTCAAAGGTATGGCGTTGGCGTGATTTTTACGGCTCGATTCATTCCAGTGGTTCGCCATGCTATTTCCATCCCAGCCGGAATTGCAAGGATGTCCGTATGGAAGTTTATATTTTATACGGTTGCGGCTGTCATACCTTGGACCATATTGTTCCTCACCTTAGGAAGGGTTCTCGGCGAGAATTGGCAGCAAATCCGGGAAATAACTGAACCTTATCTAATTCCGGCTGCAGGTTTTTCCTTTATCTTTATCATGTTGTATATCTTTTGGAAAAAAAAGAGCACTCCTCCAATCGTAACGGTCAAAAAAATGGGACGGTTTCCCGATAAATGA
- a CDS encoding hemolysin family protein, with translation MDILSFLFVIILIALTAFFVASEFSIIRVRSSRIDQLIEEGNKKAIAAKKVTSDLDEYLSATQLGITVTALGLGWLGQPTVLKLVGPLFKALNIPQEVTSVLTFVISFSLITFLNVVVGELAPKTVAIQKAEQVALAIASPLIFFHKIAFPFIWALNHSSRFVVGLFGFKPASESEIAHTEEELRFILSDSYKSGEINQSEFKYVNNIFEFDDRVAKEIMVPRTEIMTISKDETVQQFVDVAKLEKYTRYPVVEGDKDHVIGLVNLKEVFSDLIKNREIHIKAIENYARPIIRVMENIPIHDLLLKMQKERIHMAILMDEYGGTSGLVTVEDILEEIVGEIRDEFDIDEVASIRKIKDGHYILDSKLLVKEVNDLLGIHLEEDDVDTIGGWVLTENYDVKVGDIMEKDGFCFKVIEMEDHAIRFIEVTKKVVQLPLEEDLPQG, from the coding sequence TTGGACATATTAAGTTTTTTATTTGTCATTATTTTAATTGCTTTAACTGCCTTTTTTGTAGCTTCGGAATTTTCGATCATAAGGGTTCGCAGCTCTCGGATCGATCAATTGATTGAAGAGGGAAACAAAAAAGCCATTGCGGCCAAGAAGGTCACATCCGATCTTGATGAGTACCTATCCGCGACACAGCTTGGAATTACAGTAACTGCCCTTGGATTGGGGTGGCTAGGACAACCGACCGTCCTCAAATTGGTTGGGCCTTTATTCAAGGCATTGAACATCCCTCAAGAAGTCACAAGCGTTCTGACATTCGTTATTTCATTTTCCCTAATTACGTTCCTGAATGTGGTTGTTGGAGAATTGGCTCCAAAGACGGTTGCCATCCAAAAGGCTGAGCAAGTGGCCTTGGCAATTGCCAGCCCGCTGATTTTTTTCCATAAGATAGCCTTTCCCTTCATTTGGGCCTTGAATCATTCTTCCCGATTCGTTGTCGGATTATTTGGCTTTAAACCAGCATCCGAAAGCGAAATAGCCCATACGGAGGAAGAATTACGTTTCATCCTTTCAGATAGCTATAAAAGCGGAGAAATTAACCAGTCGGAATTTAAATATGTAAATAACATCTTTGAGTTCGATGATCGTGTTGCTAAAGAAATCATGGTTCCAAGGACAGAAATCATGACCATATCCAAAGATGAAACGGTACAGCAATTCGTCGATGTGGCCAAATTGGAAAAATACACTCGATATCCTGTTGTCGAAGGTGATAAAGACCATGTCATCGGCTTAGTGAACTTAAAGGAAGTATTCTCGGATCTTATTAAGAACCGGGAAATCCATATCAAAGCGATTGAAAATTACGCACGTCCGATCATTCGGGTGATGGAAAATATCCCAATTCACGATTTGCTGCTAAAAATGCAAAAAGAACGCATTCATATGGCCATTTTGATGGATGAATACGGCGGTACTTCCGGACTTGTCACAGTCGAGGATATCCTCGAGGAAATCGTAGGGGAAATTCGTGATGAATTCGATATTGATGAAGTCGCCTCGATCAGGAAAATTAAAGATGGACATTATATTTTAGACTCTAAACTTCTTGTAAAGGAAGTGAATGACCTACTTGGCATTCACTTAGAAGAAGATGATGTCGATACTATAGGCGGTTGGGTCCTTACTGAAAATTATGATGTGAAGGTAGGGGACATCATGGAAAAAGACGGATTCTGCTTTAAAGTGATTGAAATGGAAGATCACGCCATTCGTTTTATAGAGGTCACCAAAAAGGTCGTACAGCTTCCTCTGGAAGAAGACCTTCCTCAAGGATAA